CGTCCCTCATCGACGATCTGCGGGTCCAGGCCCCCGGCATCTCGCTGCGGCTGCGGCCGGAGAGCGTCGAGGACACCCCCGCCCTGCGGGAGGGGCTGGTGGATCTGGAAATCGGCATCGTCCGCCCCGGTGACCCCGAGATCCGCTCGGCGGCGCTCGTCACGGAGACGCTGGTCGGCGCGGTACGGCCGGAGCATCCGCTGGCGGCGGCGCGGACCGTGACGGCACGGCGGTTCGCCGCCGCCGATCACATCGCCGTGTCCCGGCGCGGCCGGACCCACGGACCGATCGACGACCGGCTCGCGGACCTCGGCCTGAGCCGGCGCGTGGTCGCCGTGGTACCCACCTTCGCGAGCGCACTGTTCATGGCCCGCGAGACCGACGTCGTCTGCGTCGCCCCGGCCGGTCTGGGACGGCGGATGCTCGACGCGCTCGGGCTGCGCGCGTTCCCGATCCCGCTGGAGCTGCCCCCGTTGACGATCGGCATGGCCTGGCACCCGCGCAACCACCACGACCGCACCCACCGGCTCCTGCGCGAACGCACCCACCACCTCATGACGGCGGCTACGACATCCGCCACCTCATGACGGCGGCGACGGCGCCCGCCACCTCCTGAGCGCCACGGCCGTGGGCCGGGGTGGCGGTCAGACCGCCTCCAGCTCCATGCAGGAGTAGCCGCCGCCCACCGGGTACGTCCGGCCGCGCCGCCACCCGGTGGCGGCGAAGAGGGCGTCGAACTCGTTGAGGTCCCGCTCGACGCCGCCCGTGACGCAGAGCATGGCCATGTCGGAGAGGGCGGCGAAGTCGGGCTTGCCGAGCTCGCCGACGATCGTCTCGACGACCAGGGCACGTCCGCCCTCGCGGCTCGCGGCGCGGCAGTTGCTCAGAATCCGCGTACAGCGCTCGTCGTCCCAGTCGTGCAGGACCGTCTTGAGCAGGTGGAGGTCCCCGGCGGGCACCTCGGTGAAGAAGTCGCCGCCCACGCCGGTGAACCGGTCGGACAGACCCCGTCGTTCGGCCTCCTTGATCGCGCCCTCGACGGCGTGCGGCAGGTCGAGCACCCGCCCGCGCAGCGCCGGGTCCGCCTCCATCAGCGTCAGGACGAGGTGTCCGTCGGCGCCGCCGACGTCGACCGCCGTGGTGGCGCCCCTGACGTCGGCCCGGGCCGCGACGCCGTGGGTCACCAGGGCGGACATGTCGCTCATGGCGTCGGCGAACACCCGCGCCGTCTCGGCGTTCTCCGGCCGTCCGTAGTAGTCGAAGATGTCCTCGCCGAGCACCTTCCTCACCTGGCTCGCGCCCTCCCGCACCGCCTCGGGGAACAGGCCCCAGGGGCCCCAGTGCGACGGCCCGGCCTGGATCAGCAGCAGGGAGCGCAGGGAGCCCGGCACTCCGGCGCGCAGCAGTTGCCCGCGCCCGGTCAGGCCGAAGCGGCCGTCCCCCTCGTAGCTGAGCACGCCCAGCGAGGCGGCCGCGCGCATCAGACGGTAGGTGGCGCCCTCGTGGCTGTCCTCGCGTCCGGCCACCTCCTTCGCCGTCCGCGGCCCGTCGGCGAGATGGTCGACGACGTTGAGGCGGACGACGGCGTGCAGGATCTGAACGACCGCGCCACCGGTGAGCATGTTCATCAACTGCACGACATCCGCGGGCGGTTCGGGGGCCGTCACGGGCGTGGGGGTCTCGGTCATGGCGCGCAACCTCGTTGGCTTCGATGGTGTCAACAAAAGAGGTCTGTAGTGTCGACGCGGCCGGGGCGGGGGCGCATGCATCTGCGTGCCGGGTGGCCGGGACTTCCGCGTCGGTGGCAGGGAACGACGGCGGGACGGCGATGACAGCACAACGACCGGATGCGGAAACGACGTCGGGGTCCATACCGGGAGCGGGGCGGACGTTCACCGCGGACGTCACGCGACCGGCACCCGGCGCCCGCGGCTTCGACGTCTTCCGGCGGGAGTGGGAAGCGCAGACGGGCGAGGCGCTGCCGCTGCCGTCCTTCGACACCGGTGAGTCCGGTGCGTTCCGGATCGGTGTGCGGGCGGCCAAGGTCCATGACGCGGTCGTCGCGGACGTGCGCTTCACCCGGTTCGTCGGGCGCCCCTCCGGGTCCCGGGAGCTCGGCGACCGGGTGCTGGTGCACCTGATGTCGGAGGGCTCCTGGCGGTTCGTCGGGCTCGACCGGCGCAGCGAGAGCGCCACCGTCACGGCCGGGTCGTTCCTCGCCCGCCGCAACGGCGCGCCCACGCTGTTCGACGTGGCGCCCGGCTCGCGCGCGACGGTGCTCATCCTGCCCACCTCGGTCCTCGACGGCGCCCACGACACCCGGCAGATCCTCGGCTCCCACGACTCCGCCGCGATGCGCGTGCTGCGGGCGCACGCCCGCATGGTCCGCGAGACGGTGCACGAACTGGGCGGGCCGGCCGTCCTGGCCTCGCGCGACGCCCTGGTCGAGCTCACCCGGGGGGCGCTGCGGCAGGAGCTCGACGACGCCGAGCCACGGCTGGCCCCCGCGCTCGCCCGGGCCGCGATGCTCCTCGCCGACGAACACCTGGCGGACCCCGGCCTCACCCCCGCCTCGCTCGCCCGTCGGCTCAACGTCTCCCTGCGCACACTGCACCGCGCGTTCGCCGGTACCGGGGAGCCGGTGGCCGCGTACATCCGGCGCAGACGGCTGGAGTGCGCACGGCGGGAGCTGCTCGCCCGCTGGGGCCGGCCCAGCGTCACGGAGGCCGCCGCCCGCTGGCACTTCGCGGACGGCAGCCACTTCACCCGCGCCTTCAAACGGCAGTACGGGGAGACCCCCACCCAGGCGATGGCCCGCACCCCACGGTTGCCCTAGGCCCTCACCGGTACCGCCGCACGGCGGATCCGCTTCGTGCGGGGCCACGTACATGTGTACGTCGGTTCGTTCGCGCGTACGAACCCGAGGCGGTGGTCGCGCTCCTAGGGTCGGAACCCGCGGGCGTATCCGAGGAGGCGACCATGCAGACGCTGTTGCGCGGTGGCCGGGTCATCGACCCGGGCACGGGGTTCGACGGGCCGGCCGACGTGCTCGTCGACGGCGGCCGGATCGCCGCCGTGGGGCCCGGCATCGAGGCCCCGCCCGGTGCGGCGGTCGTCGAGGCCGCGGGGCTGATCGTCGGGCCCGGCTTCGTCGATCTGCACAGTCATGTGCACTCCGTCGCCGGACAGCGGCTCCAGGCGATGGACGGGGTGACCACGGCGCTCGACCTGGAGGCCGGGCTGATGCCGGTCGCCCGCGCCTACGCCGAGGCGGCCGCCGCGGGACGCCCGCTGCACTACGGCTTCTCCGCCTCCTGGGGCGGCGCGCGGGCCCAGGTCCTGGCCGGCCGCACGCCGGACGCCCGGTTCGCGTCGAGCATGGACGTGCTCGGCGACCCGCGCTGGCAGCGCTCCTCCACCCCGCGCGAGCTGGCCGCCTGGCTGTCCCTGCTGGAGGACGAGCTGGCCGGCGGCGCCCTCGGCATCGGCATCCTGATGGGGTACGCGCCGGCCAGCGACCCGGCGGAGTTCAGCGCCGTCGCCCGCCTGGCGGCGCGGGCCGGGGTGCCGACGTTCACCCACGTCCGCGAACTGGTCGAGGTGGACCCGGCGACGCCCGTCGACGGGTCGGCGGAGGTCGTCCGCGCGGCGGCCGAGACCGGGGCGGCGATGCACCACTGCCATGTGAACAGCACCTCCGGCCGGCACGTCGACCGGGTCCTGGGCGCGCTGGCGGAGTCGCGGCGGGCGGGTTCGCGGGTGACGGTGGAGGCGTATCCGTACGGGGCGGGCAGCACGGCGGTCGGTGCGGCGTTCATCGACCCGGAGCGGCTGCGCGCCAAGGGGCTCGGGCCGAGGAGCGTCGTCATGGTCGAGACGGGCGAGCGGATCGCCGACGAGGCGCGGCTGCGCCACCTGCGCGCGCGGGACCCGGGGGCACCCTGCCTCCTGGAGTTCCTCGACGAGGACGACCCCGGCGACCGGACGCTGCTGCGGCGGGCGCTGGCCTTCCCGGACGCCGTCGTCGCCAGTGACGCGATGCCGGTGTTCTGGCCGGACGGCGGCACCGAGAGCACCGAGTGGCCGCTGCCGCCCGGCGGGTCGACCCATCCGCGCACCGCCGGCACCTTCGCCAAGACGCTGCGCCTGATGGTGCGCGAGTCCGGCGCCTGGAGCTGGCCGGAGGCGTTCCGGCGCTGCTCCCATCTGCCCGCGCGCGTCCTGGACGACGTCGCCCCGGCCGCCCGCGCCAAGGGCCGTCTCGGGGTCGGGGCCGACGCCGACCTGGTGGTCCTCGACCCGCGGACGGTCACCGACGCGGCCACCTACGCCGATCCCACGCGGCCCTCCCACGGCGTACGGCATCTGTACGTAGCCGGGGTGCCGGTGGTCGCGGACGGTGCCCTGCGCACCGACGCGTTCCCGGGACGGCCGCTGCGCGGGGAGTCGCGGTGACGGCGCCGGACCTCGGCGCGCTGCTCGCCGACATCGAGACCCTGGTGACCTGCGAGTCGCCGTCGACGGACCACGAGGCGCTCGCCCGCAGCGCGGCGGAGGTCGCCACGCTCGGCCGGCGGCTGCTGGGCGCGGACCCGGAGTACCTGGTCACCGAGGGCTGCCCCCATCTGCGCTGGCGGTTCGGCGACGGACCGGCCCGCGTACTGCTGCTCGGGCACCACGACACGGTCTGGCCCCTGGGCTCGCTGCGCACCCACCCGTTCGGCATCCACGACGGCGTGCTGCGCGGCCCCGGCTGCTTCGACATGAAGGCGGGCGTGGTGATGGCCCTGCACGCCGCCGCGGCCCTCCCCCGGCGCGCCGGACTGACGATCCTGGTCACCGGGGACGAGGAGATCGGCTCACCCCGGTCGAGGGAGCTGATCGAGGCGGAGGCGCGCGGCTGCGAGGCGGTGTTCGTGCTGGAGGCCTCGGCCGACGGGGGCGCGCTGAAGTGCCGCCGCAAGGGCGTCTCGCTGTACCGGATCGAGGTCGAGGGCCGGGCCGCGCACTCCGGGCTCGAACCGGAGAAGGGCGTGAACGCGGGCGTCGAACTCGCGCACCAGGTCCTCGCCGTGACGGGGCTGGCCGACCCCGCGCGCGGGACGACCGTGGTGCCGACCCTCTCGTCGGCCGGTACGACCACCAACACCGTCCCGGCCGCCGCCGGCGTGGCGCTCGACGTGCGGGCGTGGAACCTGGCCGAGCAGGAGCGCGTCGACGCGGCCCTGCGCGCGCTGCGTCCGGTGCTGCCCGGGGCGCGGGTGCGGGTGACGGGCGGAGTGAACCGGCCGCCGCTGGAGGCGACCGCGTCCGACACTCTGTTCGCCCTCGCCGACTCCCTGGCGCGGACCCTGGGCCTGGGGCCGCTCGCCGCCGCGGCGGTCGGGGGCGCCTCGGACGGCAACTTCACCGCCGGCCTCGGCGTTCCGACGCTGGACGGCCTCGGCGCGGTGGGCGGCGGGGCGCACGCGGACGACGAGCATGTCGTCGTCGCGGAACTGCCGGGCCGCACGGCGCTGTTGACCGCGCTCGTGGAGGCGGCGCTGGAGGGAGGGGCGTCGCGATGACCGGGCACATACCGTACGCGCCGCCCGGGCCCCCGCCCTCGGTGGTCGCCGGGGCCGAACTCGCCGCCGCCCGGGCCGCCTCGGAGGCCGAGGTAGCCGTCCGTCAGCTGACCGAGGTCGAGGACCTGGCCGCCGTCTCGCTGCTCCTGCGGCGGGTCTGGCACGCGGAGCCGGGCGGCGGCCCCGTCCCGACGGAGCTGCTGCGGGCGATGGCCGTGGCGGGGAACTACGTGTCCGGCGCCTTCGACGGGGACGAACTCCTGGGCGCCTGCGTCGGGTTCTTCGGCGCCCCCGCGCACGGCGCGCTGCACAGCCACATCGCCGGCGTCCTGCCCGCCGGGCTCGGGCGCGGCCTGGGTCTCGCGCTCAAGCTGCACCAGCGGGCCTGGGCGCTGCGCCGGGGCGCGGAGACGATCTCCTGGACGTTCGACCCGCTGG
The DNA window shown above is from Streptomyces sp. NBC_00670 and carries:
- a CDS encoding M20 family metallopeptidase encodes the protein MTAPDLGALLADIETLVTCESPSTDHEALARSAAEVATLGRRLLGADPEYLVTEGCPHLRWRFGDGPARVLLLGHHDTVWPLGSLRTHPFGIHDGVLRGPGCFDMKAGVVMALHAAAALPRRAGLTILVTGDEEIGSPRSRELIEAEARGCEAVFVLEASADGGALKCRRKGVSLYRIEVEGRAAHSGLEPEKGVNAGVELAHQVLAVTGLADPARGTTVVPTLSSAGTTTNTVPAAAGVALDVRAWNLAEQERVDAALRALRPVLPGARVRVTGGVNRPPLEATASDTLFALADSLARTLGLGPLAAAAVGGASDGNFTAGLGVPTLDGLGAVGGGAHADDEHVVVAELPGRTALLTALVEAALEGGASR
- a CDS encoding LysR family transcriptional regulator yields the protein MDHVDLNLVEVLDALLAENSVTRAAERLHTSPPAVSRALGRLRRAFGDPLLVRAGRELVPTPRALELRGEVHAVAARARALFAPSAVADPRTAVRMFDLQVTDMLSTTFLPSLIDDLRVQAPGISLRLRPESVEDTPALREGLVDLEIGIVRPGDPEIRSAALVTETLVGAVRPEHPLAAARTVTARRFAAADHIAVSRRGRTHGPIDDRLADLGLSRRVVAVVPTFASALFMARETDVVCVAPAGLGRRMLDALGLRAFPIPLELPPLTIGMAWHPRNHHDRTHRLLRERTHHLMTAATTSATS
- a CDS encoding amidohydrolase family protein, producing the protein MQTLLRGGRVIDPGTGFDGPADVLVDGGRIAAVGPGIEAPPGAAVVEAAGLIVGPGFVDLHSHVHSVAGQRLQAMDGVTTALDLEAGLMPVARAYAEAAAAGRPLHYGFSASWGGARAQVLAGRTPDARFASSMDVLGDPRWQRSSTPRELAAWLSLLEDELAGGALGIGILMGYAPASDPAEFSAVARLAARAGVPTFTHVRELVEVDPATPVDGSAEVVRAAAETGAAMHHCHVNSTSGRHVDRVLGALAESRRAGSRVTVEAYPYGAGSTAVGAAFIDPERLRAKGLGPRSVVMVETGERIADEARLRHLRARDPGAPCLLEFLDEDDPGDRTLLRRALAFPDAVVASDAMPVFWPDGGTESTEWPLPPGGSTHPRTAGTFAKTLRLMVRESGAWSWPEAFRRCSHLPARVLDDVAPAARAKGRLGVGADADLVVLDPRTVTDAATYADPTRPSHGVRHLYVAGVPVVADGALRTDAFPGRPLRGESR
- a CDS encoding methyltransferase, whose product is MTETPTPVTAPEPPADVVQLMNMLTGGAVVQILHAVVRLNVVDHLADGPRTAKEVAGREDSHEGATYRLMRAAASLGVLSYEGDGRFGLTGRGQLLRAGVPGSLRSLLLIQAGPSHWGPWGLFPEAVREGASQVRKVLGEDIFDYYGRPENAETARVFADAMSDMSALVTHGVAARADVRGATTAVDVGGADGHLVLTLMEADPALRGRVLDLPHAVEGAIKEAERRGLSDRFTGVGGDFFTEVPAGDLHLLKTVLHDWDDERCTRILSNCRAASREGGRALVVETIVGELGKPDFAALSDMAMLCVTGGVERDLNEFDALFAATGWRRGRTYPVGGGYSCMELEAV
- a CDS encoding helix-turn-helix domain-containing protein produces the protein MTAQRPDAETTSGSIPGAGRTFTADVTRPAPGARGFDVFRREWEAQTGEALPLPSFDTGESGAFRIGVRAAKVHDAVVADVRFTRFVGRPSGSRELGDRVLVHLMSEGSWRFVGLDRRSESATVTAGSFLARRNGAPTLFDVAPGSRATVLILPTSVLDGAHDTRQILGSHDSAAMRVLRAHARMVRETVHELGGPAVLASRDALVELTRGALRQELDDAEPRLAPALARAAMLLADEHLADPGLTPASLARRLNVSLRTLHRAFAGTGEPVAAYIRRRRLECARRELLARWGRPSVTEAAARWHFADGSHFTRAFKRQYGETPTQAMARTPRLP